TCTTTGCTGGTGTTGGAAGCGTTTTAGAGATATAATGGACAAAGAAGCGCTGTTTTGGGATTATAAAGAGCACTCTCATACAAAAGAGCTTGAAAGGATAGGCTTGTTTTTCCCGCAAATCGGCAGAGATAAAGAGACAATAATAGAGCTCTATGAGAATCTTGACAGATTAAATATCCCAGAATCAAACAAAAAACTCATAGAGCTCTATTATGACTTAATAAAAAAAGGGTGAGATAGGTTGAACATATTAAGGAGTAGCTATGGAGATAGCAATAAATAATGCTATAATTCCAGATTTTAACAGTCTGAGCTTTAAAAAGCTCAATATAGGTATAGAAGATGGCATAATTGAAGAGATTAGTCAAACACCAATAAAAGCCAAAAAAGTGATTGATGCATCGGGTTTTTATCTTTCGGTAGGTTTTATCGACTGCCACTGTCATATAGAGAGCACGCATCTCACACCTTCACAGTTTGCAAAGGCAGTCAAGAAACATGGCACACTTCATGTTGTTGCAGATGACCACGAGATAGCCAATGTCTTTGGCAGAAAAGGGCTTGAGTTTTTTATAAACGATGCAAGAAACTCCCAAATAAACATACGCTTTGCCGTTCCATCCTGCGTGCCTGCCACAGAGTTTGCAACAAACGGCGGCAAACTTGACCTTGAAGATATTGAGTATTTCTTAAATTTCGACGAAGTTGTATCACTCGGCGAGTTGATGAATGTGCCAGCCGTTGTAAATAGAGACGAAAAATTTATGAAAATGATAGAGATAGCAAAAGCAAAAGGCAAAAGGATAAACGGCCATGCACCGCATCTGAATTATGAAACGCTTAAAGCTTACAAGAGCGCTGGTGCAGAAGATGATCATGAAAGCTATGATTACGATGAACTAAAAGAGAAGATTGAATTGGGTTTCTTTGTGTTCTTAAGAGAAGGCAGTGCAGAGCATTCAACAGATAGAGCCTACAAGATAATAGAAGAGTATCCCGATAGAGTTGCATTCTGCACTGACGATAAGTCCATTAACGACATACTCTCAAAAGGACATATAGATTACAATCTAAAAAAAGCTATAAAAAACGGCATAGACCCAATTCTGGCTTTAAAAACAGCATCATTCAACGGTTTAAAGTATTATGGATTAGATGAGTTTGATTCTATTGAAGTAGGCAAAAGGGCTTTTCTTGTTCTTTTAAATCAAGAGTTTGAAGTAATAGAAACATTTACACCAAGTACTAAAGAAACTGCTCAAGAAGAAAGTGAAGAGTTTAGAAAATCTATCATCGTGAGCATGCCTGTAATCTTGCCAGAGATAGAAAATAAAAAGATAGCAATAAGCATAAAAGATGGCTCTCTGATAACAGAAAAAATAAATATCGAAAATGTTAAAGGTGAGTTTGATTTAGAAAACGATTTACTGAAGCTTGTCGTTATTGAAAGATACGGACACAACAACAAAGCTGCGTGTTTTGTTAAGGGTTTTAACATAAAAAATGGTGCACTTGCAACATCACTTGCACACGATTGCCACAACATAGTAGCCGTTGGTTCAAGCAACGAAAACATAAAGAAAGCCGTTGAGATAATCATACAGATGCAAGGTGGCCAAGTCGTTATAAAAGATGGCAAGTTAGAAGCAAAACTGAGCTTGCCTATAGGTGGCATAGTCTCAGATAAAGAGCCCGAAGAGATAGCAAAAGATGTTGACAATTTAAGAAAAAAGGCAAAATCTATAGGCTGCAGCCTAACAGATCCATTTGGAATGCTATCGTTTATGGCATTAGAAGTGATACCACACATAAAACTAACAGACAAAGGCCTGTTTGATGTTGACAATTTCTCGTATATAAGGCGAAGCAATGAATAAACCAGAAGCAAAAGATATAGTTATGCTGTTTGATAGGCAGACAAACAAAAAGCACATATTCAGGATTGAAGATTTAACCAAAGCATACAGCACATCAAAAGGACAGATAGAAAAAGAAGATTTACTAAATACTGAATATGGAGATGTAATAAAGACGCATTTGGGATATGAGTATATACTCCTGCCTGCAACACTTTATGACTTCATAATGAAAAAGCTCAATAGACTTACCCAAATCGTATATCCGAAGGATGCATCATACATTGCCCTGCGTTTGGATGTAAAACCGGGTGATACTGTGATTGAATCAGGCATCGGAAGTGGTGCGATGAGTGCTGTTTTTTTAAGCATCCTTGGTAAAACAGGAAAATTGATAAGCTATGAAGTAAGGGAAGAGTTTATTAAAAACGCATTAAAAAACTTGCGTAAGTTCAACCTTGATGCAAATATTGAAGTAAAAAACAGAGACATTGCAGAAGGGTTTGACGAAAAGGAAGTTGATGCTATATTTATTGATGTAAAGGAACCGTGGCTATACTTAGAAAAAGCCATCCAATCGTTAAAAAATGGTAGAATGTTGGGTGTGCTTGTGCCAACGGTAAATCAGGTGTCTATGGTTTTAGAAGAGATGGAGAAACTGCCGCTTATAGATATCGATGTAAGCGAAATCTTGCATAGATTCTGGAAAACAAACCATCAAAGATTAAGGCCACTTGATATAATGTCTGCACACACAGCTTTTCTCATATTTGCAAGAAAGATAAGTGAAAAGATTTCATAAGTTATTTGTTCGATTTATTGTAAACAACAAAAATTTTTATTTGACAGATAAAGCTTCAAATAATAAAGTAAAGCGGTAAACTAAAAGGGAAAGTCGGACTTTTTATGAAAAACAAGATAAAACTTAAACGCTTATCGTCCCTTTTTATATTTTTAAGTGCTATAGTAATTGCTTTAGTAATATCCGTCGTTTGGGGTTTCTTTTTTACAAGAACTGTAAGTAATGATATATCAATCTTTAATAAACATGTTCACATAAAAAGGGAAATTCAACTCGAAAGAAGCCAAATAAGAAACATCGTAGATATGATAAATTCTGAACGAGAAAGAGCATACAAACAGCTCAAGGAAACTTTAAAAGAGCGTGATTACAGGGCTTGGTATATAGCCTACAATATTTATAAGAAATATCACGGCATACTATCAGATGACCAAATAAAAGAGAGAATATTGGATGCTTTAAGATATCAAGTATTTGATAGAGGAAAAGGATACTATTTCATAACTTCCCTTAATGGCGTTGAAATTCTAAGTCCAGAAAAAAAACTGATAGGCAAAAATCTCTTAAAAAACAAAAAATACGCAAAATTTATCCAGCAAGAAATAGAAATTGTTAGAAAGTTTAAAGAAGGCTTTGTATACGGTAAATTTTTATTAAAAGGCAGAGTAAACAAAAGGATAGCTTACGTAAAAGAATTTAAACCATTTAATTGGTATATAGGTTGTGGAAGATTTATAACGACTTTTGAAAAAGATACAAAGAAATTCATTTTAAAGGAAATATCATACGCATTTTCATCATTCTCAAATCCATCTGTCTTTATAATAAAAATAAATCAAACACAGCAATGCCCAGTAAAAATGATTTTTTATTCTCCTAAAATTTCATTACCAAAAAACCAAAGATGTCTTACAACTATAAAGACAAAAATTACCTACCCAGACGGAACACCCTGCATAGCAGATTGCCTGAGCAAACTAACCAAAACGGGAACACTAACAACTGAATTAATTTGGCCATTTCATGAAAATAAACTAAAAAAAAGAAGAATTGTTTATCTTTACTATTACAAACCATTTAATTGGGTGATAGGTTCTTGCGCTCCTAAAAATTTTGAAGCTGTGTTTCCTAATTTTAAAAACATTTTAAAAGAAAATATAAACAAATACACAAAAAATCTCTTTATTCTCTCTCTAATTTTATCTATCTTACTTGCTGCTGTTATATGGTCATTGGTATTTATCCAGATAATACATAAACCTGTAAGTCAAGATATATCAAAGATTGTAAAATTTTTCAAAGAATACAAAGAAGGTTCAAGAATAGAACTTAAAAACATGGAAATAGAAGAAATAGAAAATATAGCAAGAAATGTAAACGAACTATTTGAGCAACTTGAAAACAAAAACAGAGAAATAGAAAAACTCCTAAACAGATTTGAATCATTGGCAGAAAATATGCCAAGCTGTTTAAGTATATTCGAACGCAACGAAAATGGAGAATTTGTTCTTACCTTTGCAAACCATGTTTTGCTCAGTTGCCCAGCAATGAAAAAACAACAAATAGAAGGAAAAAGAATAGACGAGATATTTAAAAACATACAAAACATTAAAGAAACAATAGAAATTGCTTTCAACTACAATCGCACAGTTGAACTAACAACAAAATGCCCTTATATGAACAAAACAGTGAGATTAACCATGTATAAGTTAGACGACAGAAGCGTTGTTTGCATATTTAGAGATATAACTGACACAGTAGATACATTTAAACAAAGGGAAAAAATAAGGAAAACATTTGAAACATTTTTAGATAAAATAAAAACGGGCATAATTGTTTTAGACAAAAAAGCACACATTCGATACGTCAATATATTTGCAAAAAAACTATTGGGTGTTGAAGATAAATCCAGTCTCAAATTAGAAGAGTTAAATCTCTCGGACGGTATAAAATACAAATTTTTAAAGATTATTCACGGAAAAGAAACTTGCGAAAGTTGTGAAATAAATATAACCACTGTAGACGGAAAAAGTAGATGGTTTGAAGTCTATACTGCTCCACTAAGTATGGACAAAGAACCATTAGTAATAATTTCTTTCAATGACATAACGCAAAAACACATAAAAAACAAACAACTCGAGTATCTAAGTTTCCACGATAGTTTAACAGGTCTATACAACAGAAGATATTTCGAAGAAGAACTAAAACGATTGTTTAACAAAAGAAATTATCCACTTACACTCATGCTGTTCGACCTAAACGGTTTAAAAATAGCAAATGATATACTCGGACATGAAATAGGCGATAAACTCATTCTAAAAATAGCCGAAATACTTTCAACCACATCTCGTGGAAACGATGTTGTAGCAAGAATTGGAGGAGATGAGTTTGCTATCTTAATGCCAAACACTGACGAAGAAGGGGCAACAGTTCTGGCAGCAAGAATATTCGAGAAAATTAGAGAGAATAACAAAAAAGAGAAATTAAGAATTAGCGCATCATGGGGATTCGCAGTTCAACACGGAGAATTCGACGACCCAGATGATTTATTCAAAGAAGCCGATAAAAGCATGTACATAAACAAATATTCAACAAATAGAAAGAATGAGCTAAAAGAAATAATAAAATGGGCATTATCGCTAAAAAGAGAGAAAATAAAAGTACTTAAAGAAACGGAAATTGACGAAGAATATTTTCTAAACAGATAACTTGAAAATTCTCCAAACAAATGATAAAAGATGTCTAAAAAACAAGGGGGGATTCATGCACATTCCTGATGGATACCTAAGCCCGCAGACATGTGCAGTTATGTACGCAGTTTCTATACCCACACTCATAATTGCAGCAAAAAAGGTTTCAAGAAGATTAGACTCAAAAACAATTCCACTCCTTGGAATTTTAAGCGCATTTTCATTCATTATAATGATGTTCAATGTTCCCGTTCCCGGTGGAACGACTGCCCACGCTATAGGTGGAACCCTGATAGCAATAACGCTTGGACCTTGGGAAGCTGTTCTCGGAGTTTCAGGTGCATTACTGATACAAGCTATATTTTTCGGAGACGGTGGAATATTAGCCTATGGTGCAAACGTGTTTAATATGGCTATAGCTCTACCTTTTAGTGGATATATAACTTATAAACTCCTATCAAAAAAGATGAAAAACAAATGGCTCGCAGCAGCAATAGCAAGTTATGTAGGAATAAATGTTGCTGCACTCCTTGATTCAATCGAGCTTGGAATCCAACCTTTACTTTACCATACAGCAAATGGAACTCCATTATACTGTCCATATTCTTTATCCCAATCCGTACCAGCAATGATGATAGCCCATCTTACTATAGCTGGTTTTGCAGAAGCCATATTCACAGGCGCAGTATTCGCATTTTTGCAAAAAAATCTCTCTTATATATGGGAGGAAAAAAATGACAACAATGTCGCTTTATAAAAAGCTTTTAATACTACTTGGAGTGTTAGCCATACTAAGCCCTTTGGGTCTTATAGCATCTGGTGACGCCTGGGGAGAGTGGTCAAAAGAAGAACTTGCCAAGATGTTAGGTTATATACCTTATGGATTAAAAAGATTTGCAGATTTCTGGTCTGCTCCTTTCTCAGATTACACAATAAAAGGCACAAACGATACAATAGGATACATAGCATCCGCCATTATAGGTTCTCTATTGGTTATGCTTCTTATGTATGTAGTGGGCAAAATATTAGCAAAAAATAAATGAAAGCAACCCAAAGAACGCTATTCGAACTCTCAGAAGCTACAGAAAAAATAATATTTGAAACCGAGTTTTTACTAAAAGACGGATTTCTCCAAAGAGTTGAACCCAAAATCAAACTGATAGGAACAGTAGTAATTCTAATATCAATATCTTTAGTGAAATCGTTATTGCTTCTTGCAGCTTTTCTGTTTTTATCTATAAGCGTCTCATACGCATCCAAAATACCATTACCCTTATTTTTAAAAAGGTTTTTATTTATACCTTTGTTTAGCGCAATAATAGCTATTCCTTCCATATTTAGCTTTGTAACACCCGGAGATGTGCTTATCCACATATTGGGATTAAATATAACAAAACAGGGCTTAGAGACAGCATTAATGCTCACACTAAGAGTATCAGCATCTGTAGGAATAACAATTCTTTTAACTCTAACAACAAAGTGGACAAAGCTCATTGCAGCTCTAAGAAGCCTTGCCGTTTCATGGAATGCTATTCTAACTCTACTCATAGGATACAGATACATCTTCAATCTTGTAAAAATGGTCGAAAGTAATTACTTTGCAAAACTAAGCAGAGAAATAAAACCATCCCTGAAAGACGAATACAGATTTTTAGGAAACAAAACAGGAGCATTCATGCAAAAATCTATTCAACTGAGCGATAACATATATATGGCATTTCTATCCAGAGGATACACAAACAAAACCAGTGAATTATTCAAAGAAAAAACATCCATAAAAAAAGAGGACATAATCTGGATATTGATTTCTGTTTTCTCCTTTGCTTTGGTCATTTTATGGAATATGTATTTACCTTAAAAAAAGTAAGCTATTTATACAACAATCGCTTTTTGGCTTTAGAAGATATAAATCTAAACATAGAAGAATCAAAATGCACTATACTACTTGGAGCTAACGGTTCAGGCAAGTCAACACTTTTAAAGATAATTGACGCCCTAATACTTCCTTCGAAAGGAGAAGCGTACGCCTTCAATAAGAAACTAACCGATAAACTAATAAAGAGTGAAAGATTTAACGAATTTTTCAGAAAAAAGGTGGGCTTTGTATTTCAAGACCCAGATACACAACTTTTTCTTCCAACCGTAAAAGATGAACTCGCCTTTGCACCACTTCAGCTCGGCTACTCTAATGACAAGATAGAAAAAACAATAAATAGAGCGGCAGAAGATATAGGTATAAAACATCTGCTCGATAATTTCCCATTTAACCTAAGCGAAGGAGAAAAGAAAAAGGTAGCAATAGCTTCAATATACACACTTAACCCTGATGTATGGATTTTAGACGAACCAATCTTCTCGCTCGACCCAAAAACCCAATGGTGGGTGATTGATTTCATAAAACAGTTAAAAGAGAAAAGTAAAACCATTATAATAGCCACACACAACATAAAACTTGCAAAACTTTTAGCAGATAAATGCATAATCCTAAGTCCAGAGCATAGAATAGCCGAAATATCCGACGCATCAATATTGGACAATAAAGATATTCTCATAAAAAACAATTTAATACACCCTATGGGCATTTTATGAGAGCCTTTAAAATTCTCATCATTGGCACGGTTCAATCCGTTGGCTTTAGACCATCTATGTATCGAGCCTTTAGGGAGTTTTATGGATGGGTAAAAAACTCATCAAAAGGCGTTGAAATCTATCTTGAAGCTAATTTAACAAAAAGAGAAATTGAAAAGCTCATAATAGACAACTCTCCTGTTAACGCTTCTATAGACTCAATAGAGATAAAGCAGGCAGAGATAAAAAAGAAAGCGTTCGATAGGTTTTTTATAAGGGAGTCAACTGGGAGTGAAGGTGCGGCATTTGTTCCGCCAGATTTGGGGATATGTAATGAGTGTGCTATGGAACTGCTTGATAAAAACAACAGAAGATTTTTACACCCATTCATAAATTGCACAAACTGTGGCCCACGATTTTCAATCATAACTGCGACACCATACGACAGAGAAAAAACAACAATGAGACATTTTAAGATGTGTGATGAGTGTAAGAAAGAGTTTTCAAACCCTTTAGATAGAAGATTCCATGCTCAACCTATAGCTTGCAACAGCTGCGGGCCTGAGTATTTTCTAATTAGAGATAAAAAAATTATATCAAAAAACATACAAGCCATAAAGAGAACCTGCACAGAGCTCAAAAACGGTGCTGTTATTCTACTTAAAGGCATAGGCGGTTATCATCTGATATGCGATGCTTTAAATAAAGATGCAATAAAGAAACTAAAAAGTATAAAATTCAGGGAAAACAAGCCCTTTGCCGTTATAGTCAAAAACATTGAAACGGTTGAGAAACATTGCTTTGTGTCAGAAAAAGAGAAAAAGCTTCTAAAAAGCCAAGTAAAACCAATTGCTTTACTAAAAAAGAAAGAGTCAAATTTTCTAAAAGACGCAACACTGAACAGCCCTTATCTTGGCGTTATGCTACCCTATGCACCCATTCACATTCTTCTGTTTTACTTCTCAAACATTGAGTTTTTAGTAGCAACAAGCGCAAACTTAACAGACAAACCACTAATATACGAAGATAAGGATGCTCTAAATTTCAAAAGAGCTGATTACATTCTAACCAACAACAGAAGAATTGTAAGACCTATTGAAGACTCAATAGTCATGGTAAATTCCAACAAAACGCTCATATTTAGACTTGCTCGTGGATATGCACCAGTGTATTTAAACCTAAAAACAAAACCCAACATACTGGCAGTTGGTGCCGATTTAAAAAACAATATAGCAATAAGCCTTCAAGATAAGATTATCCTTTCTCAATACATTGGCAACTTAGAAGAGTTCGAAAATTACGAAAGATTCAAAAAAAATGTTAAAGATTTCGTAAATTTTTTTAACTTTAAACCAGATATTGTCGCAAGCGACAAACACCCTGATTACCTATCGAGTAACTATGCAGATGAGAATTTTAAAAATGTGATAAAAATACAACATCACAAAGCCCACTTTGCAAGTGTTCTATTCGAAAACAAAACGGAAGAACCGGCAATTGGAGTTATTTTAGACGGCACTGGCTTTGGTGATGACGGCTATATCTGGGGCGGTGAGTTTTTCATCAAAGACAAAAAAATAGAAAGGGTTGGACATATCTCATACATGCCATTTGCATTTGGCGACAAAGCAATAAAAGAGCCTTACAGACTCGCTATGCTTCTGCTTTTTAATCTCTTCGGTGAAAAGGCCTTTGAACATAGATTATTTGATAAACATAAAGAGTTTGCAAAGTTCATAAAACTTGCAAAACCAACAAAAACAAGCTCTGCAGGAAGACTATTCGATATCGTAAGCGCTTTAATTGGTATTTCAGAAACAAGCAGCTATGAAGCCGAAGCAGCCATAAACCTAACTTATGCAGCAATGCAATCAGATACAGAAGAGAGATTTGATTATAACATAAAAAATTTCGAGATAGATTTTTTACAGACAATTAGACAAATCGCTTTTGAAAAAAGGCCAAAACCTGAACTTGCCAAAATGTTCCACAATACATTTTGTAATGCTGTTGTTCAAAATACATTGAATATTGCAAAACAAACAGGTATAAAAACTATAGCATTAAGTGGTGGTGTGTTTCAGAATGAATTGGTTTTTAGAACGGTGTATAACGAATTACAAAAAGCCAGTTTAAAGGTTATAACAAACACAAAAGTGCCTGTAAATGATGGCGGCATAGCATTAGGACAGATATACATGATAAATAGGTATGTTAATGAATAAAAAGATAGAAACACTAACAGAAAGAATAATAGAAAAATTAAAACCACTTAACCCACAAAAAATCATACTTTTTGGTTCTTATGCTTATGGAAAACCTGACAAAAACAGCGACATAGATTTATACATAATAACAAACGATGAGTTTATTCCTTCCAGTTTAAAGGAAAACAGTAAACTATACATGAAATACTCAAAAGCTTTAAGGGAATTACAAAAAGAGATTCAGATAGATTTAATCGTCCATACAAAAAAGATGCATGAGAAATTCCTAAAATTAGACAGTATGTTTTCAAGAAAAATAATGAGAGAAGGCAAGGTTATCTATGAAAAAAGAGATAACAAGAGAGTGGCTAAAGGCAGCGTGTGATGACTTGCTCACGATAAAGGAAATAATAAATAAAGAGTATCTAACAAACATTGTTGCTTTTCACTCTCAACAAGCAATAGAAAAATCCTTCAAGGCCATTTTAGAAGATAATGAAATAGAAATACCAAAGGTTCATAGCCTGATTTATTTATACGAAAAAGTAAAGGCATACATAAAGATAAATGATGAAGAAATTTTGGAGCAACTAAACAGTTTATATATAAGTTCAAGATACCCTGCCGACTTTGGCCTTTTACCTTACGGAAAACCCACAATTGAAGACGCAGAAAAATTTTTTCACTTTGCAATACAAATATTCAAACTAACATGCAAACAACTAAAAGTGGATGAAAACAAAATACACTTTCAGGGAGGTTGTATATGAAAGCCGTAATATGCGATGGATTCGGTGGAATTGATGTATTAAAGGTTGTTGATGTTGAAAAACCAAAGCCAAAACCCAATCAGGTTTTAATAAAGGTAATAGCAACATCTATAAACAGGCCAGACCTTGTCCAAAGGGAAGGCAAATACCCACCACCACCCGGAGAAAGCGAAATACTCGGTCTTGAAGTTGCAGGCATAATAGAAGAGTTGGGCGAAGATGTAAAGGGATGGAAGGTTGGCGATAGGGTTATGAGCCTTGTTGGTGGCGGTGGATATGCAGAATACGCCGTTGCATACGCAGACCATCTGATACCAATACCAGAAAGTATGAGTTTTGAAGAAGCTGCATGTGTTTGCGAGTCGTATATAACAGCCTACTTAAATGTGTTTTTATTGGGTGAGTTAAAGGATAATAACTATGCAATTTTCCATGGTGGTGGTGGTGGAGTAAATACAGCTGCCATTCAGATAACAAGGGCTTTAACGAAAAATGTAAAAATCATCGTAACAGCCGCACCAGAAAAGATAGAAAAAGTAAAAGAGTTGGGTGCAGACTTGGTCATAAACTTCAAAGAGACACCCGATTTTTCAGACATCGTAAAGGAATATACAAATAAAAAGGGTGTTGATGTAATCTTAGACCATGTCGGCGCAAAGTATTTGATGCCAAACATAAAATCCTTAGCATACGCAGGAAGGCTTGTAATCATAGGCGTTATAAGTGGCATAAAGGCAGAGATAAACTTAGGCCTTGTAATGGTAAAAAGACACAAAATTATTGGCTCAGTCTTAAGGTCAAGACCAGTTGAAGAAAAGGCAGAGATAATAAGGGCATTCAGAGAAAATGTAATGCCTAAATTCGCAGACAGAACAATAGTGCCGATAATAGAGAAAATTATCCCGATAGACAATGTAAAAGAAGCGCACAGATTAATGGAAGAAGACAAGCACTTCGGAAAAATTGTTTTGAAGATCCAAGAACCTTAGAAGGAGAAGATTATGTGCCTTGGCATAGCCATGAAGGTTGTCGAGATATACGATGGCGGAATGAACGGCGTTGTTGAAGCAGGTGGCGTAAAAAGGCACTGCTTTTTTCACATGGTTGATGATTTAAAAGTCGGAGATTATGTAATCGTCCATGCAGGATGTGCTATAGAGAAAATAGACGAAAAAGAAGCCATGGAGAACATGAAACTGCTTGAGCAGGTTTTGGAAGGAGATGGGAGTGAATCTGGATAAATTCAACGACCCAGAGATTGTGAAAAAAATAGCACTATCAATAGAACAGGAAGCTTCAAAGATTCCCAAAACTGTTAAAATCATGCACATCTGCGGGACACACGAAAACTCTATCGTAAGGTTTGGACTAAGGGACTTATTGCCACAAAACATAAATTTAATCGCAGGGCCAGGCTGCCCTGTCTGTGTTACAAGTTCAAGGGATATAGACGCAATTATAGACCTTGCCTTAAAAGAAAATGTGAAAATACTCACATTTGGCGACATGCTGAAAGTTCCGGGAAGCAGGCTCTCTTTTTCCAAAGCAAAGTCAATGGGTGCTGATATTCAAATGATATACAGCATATTCGATGCTATCGAGATAGCAAAAGACACAAACAAGCCATGCATATTTTTTGCATGTGGATTTGAGACAACGGCAGCACCAACAGCAGCGGCCTTATTAGAGATAAACCTGCCGAACAACTTTTTCATCTATAGCGTGCATAAATACACGCCAAATGGTGTCTATGCACTTCTAAAGTCAGGCAAAATCTCGATGGATGGACTCATTCTGCCAGGTCATGCATCAACAATATCAGGGCTAAAGGCTTATGAGCGCTTTGTTAATGAGTTTTCCATACCATCTGTTGCTGCAGGCTTTGAAGCCGTTGATGTTATGCTCGCCGTCTTGATGATAATAAAGCAAATAAACAAAAAGGAAGCAAAGATTGAAAACTCATACAAAAGGGTCATTAGATACGAAGGCAATAAAAAAGCACTTGAGTTCTTGGATAGGGTTTTTTATCTAACTGATGCATTATGGCGTGGTCTTGGCGAAATTCCAGAAAGCGGATACGAACTAAAAGACGAATATGAAAGAATGGACGCCAAAAAGCAATTCTCAATAAACTATTCTGACTCTTACATAGAGCATCAGAAGGGTTGCAGATGCAGTGATGTAATTTTGGGCAATATAATACCAACTGAATGTCCACTGTTTGCAAAAAGATGCACTCCCGCAGATCCAATTGGTCCTTGTATGGTGTCAGATGAAGGCACATGCAAAAACTGGTTTGATGGAGGATACGGTGAAATCTGAAAAAATAACGCTCGACCACGGTTCGGGTGGCAAACTTACACTCAAACTTATAGAAGAAGTCTTTAAAGCCGAACACTCGCTTGATGCTGCGATTTTGAGTGAGATAGCCTTTACAACAGACTCCCACTCCATCAAACCGCTCTTTTTCAAAGGTGGAGACATAGGAAAACTTGCGATTTCAGGAACTGTAAACGACCTTCTATGTGTTGGTGCAAAACCACTTTACATCTCAAGTGCTTTTATCATCGAATCTGGATTCGAGATAGAACAATTAAAGAGAATAGCAGACTCAATGAAAAAAGAAGCAGAAGATGCCAATGTAAAAATAGTCTGTGGCGATACAAAAGTCGTCGAAAACGGCAAATGCGATGGTGTCTATATAAACACATCAGGCATAGGCAAGATAATAAGGGCAATTGACGGCTCTGACATAAAAGATGGTGATAAGGTCATTGTATCTGGATACATAGGAGACCATGGGTTTGCTATTCTAAA
This genomic stretch from Hippea alviniae EP5-r harbors:
- the hypD gene encoding hydrogenase formation protein HypD — translated: MNLDKFNDPEIVKKIALSIEQEASKIPKTVKIMHICGTHENSIVRFGLRDLLPQNINLIAGPGCPVCVTSSRDIDAIIDLALKENVKILTFGDMLKVPGSRLSFSKAKSMGADIQMIYSIFDAIEIAKDTNKPCIFFACGFETTAAPTAAALLEINLPNNFFIYSVHKYTPNGVYALLKSGKISMDGLILPGHASTISGLKAYERFVNEFSIPSVAAGFEAVDVMLAVLMIIKQINKKEAKIENSYKRVIRYEGNKKALEFLDRVFYLTDALWRGLGEIPESGYELKDEYERMDAKKQFSINYSDSYIEHQKGCRCSDVILGNIIPTECPLFAKRCTPADPIGPCMVSDEGTCKNWFDGGYGEI
- the hypE gene encoding hydrogenase expression/formation protein HypE, which gives rise to MKSEKITLDHGSGGKLTLKLIEEVFKAEHSLDAAILSEIAFTTDSHSIKPLFFKGGDIGKLAISGTVNDLLCVGAKPLYISSAFIIESGFEIEQLKRIADSMKKEAEDANVKIVCGDTKVVENGKCDGVYINTSGIGKIIRAIDGSDIKDGDKVIVSGYIGDHGFAILNERENLGIDAELKSDVANLTDLILPIIESDLKIKIMRDPTRGGLAMCLNELCYSKNFGFEIEESSIPVREEVKVISEILGIEPYYSANEGKMVIVVDKDDAEETLSMLRNNPKGKNAAIIGEVKSELEGKVVLKTAFGSKRILRMPISDKMPRIC